The following coding sequences are from one Terriglobales bacterium window:
- a CDS encoding TonB family protein, whose protein sequence is MILLPLIYTEALPKQQLMSFLVAPPPPPPPPPPAAAQQIKVVKVESDIVNGELRTPTKIPEKVKMIQEDAPPPPVSSTGGVVGGVPGGVPGGSLGGVIGGIIGSAPVAMPKVAAPQRIRVSSGVAQGMLIQQVQPVYPPMAKMARVQGTVVLQAVISKEGTIENLRVVSGHPMLIQSALDAVKQWRYKPYLLSGEPVEVDTQITVNFNLTGG, encoded by the coding sequence ATGATTCTGCTGCCCCTGATCTACACCGAAGCCCTGCCCAAACAGCAACTGATGAGCTTCCTGGTGGCGCCGCCTCCGCCCCCGCCGCCGCCCCCCCCGGCTGCGGCCCAGCAGATCAAGGTGGTCAAGGTGGAGAGCGACATCGTCAACGGCGAGCTGCGCACCCCCACCAAGATCCCGGAGAAGGTCAAGATGATCCAGGAGGACGCGCCCCCGCCGCCGGTGAGTTCCACCGGAGGAGTGGTGGGAGGCGTGCCCGGAGGCGTGCCCGGAGGTTCGCTGGGCGGCGTGATCGGAGGCATCATCGGCTCCGCTCCCGTGGCCATGCCCAAAGTGGCGGCCCCGCAGCGCATCCGCGTCTCCTCGGGCGTGGCCCAGGGCATGCTCATCCAGCAGGTGCAGCCCGTGTATCCGCCCATGGCCAAGATGGCCCGGGTGCAGGGGACGGTGGTGCTGCAGGCGGTGATCAGCAAGGAGGGCACCATCGAGAATCTGCGCGTGGTCAGCGGCCACCCCATGCTCATCCAGTCGGCCCTCGATGCCGTCAAGCAGTGGCGCTACAAGCCCTATCTGCTGAGCGGGGAGCCGGTGGAAGTGGACACCCAGATCACCGTGAACTTCAACCTGACCGGCGGCTAG
- the secF gene encoding protein translocase subunit SecF: MEFFRDTNIDFLGKKWYFLAFSLIFSVAGVLSMLFWHHIPLGVDFRGGTIVQVKFTSAPNADQIRSLMDKAGLRDSRIQTYGPAANNEVLISLPLSETSEAALDKGKLAILRALSGAAPEGKLDLNNTDVQALQADLLEKDPLHLGTDAAQRYAQIAQALVDQRDKKLGGVLHSFDELKGAAPEPVLQRLQSDFYLSNFAERGGSIVGPQVGAQLRRQALLATLYSLAGMLVYLAFRFEWIYGVAAVVACFHDTLITVGAFSLANKEISLTVIAAILTLVGYSMNDTIVVFDRIRENLKLLRRERMEDIVNKSINQTLSRTILTSGLTFLTVLSLFLFGGEVLHGFSFALVIGILIGTYSSIAVAAPMLVAYQNWRVQRSGRGPMPGGGGRRAQENGPTREASSGKDAGNREKIRARA; encoded by the coding sequence GTGGAATTCTTTCGCGACACCAACATCGATTTCCTGGGGAAGAAGTGGTACTTCCTCGCCTTCTCGCTGATCTTCAGCGTGGCGGGGGTGCTTTCCATGCTCTTCTGGCACCACATCCCCCTAGGGGTGGACTTCCGGGGTGGCACCATCGTCCAGGTCAAGTTCACCAGCGCGCCCAACGCCGACCAGATCCGGTCGCTGATGGACAAGGCAGGGCTGCGCGACAGCCGCATCCAGACCTACGGCCCGGCCGCCAACAACGAGGTGCTGATCTCGCTGCCGCTGAGCGAGACCAGCGAGGCGGCGCTGGATAAGGGCAAGCTGGCCATCCTGCGCGCGCTGTCGGGCGCCGCGCCCGAGGGCAAGCTCGACCTGAACAACACCGACGTGCAGGCGCTGCAGGCCGATCTGCTGGAAAAGGACCCCTTGCACTTGGGGACGGACGCGGCCCAGCGTTATGCCCAGATCGCGCAAGCCCTCGTGGACCAGCGCGACAAGAAGCTGGGCGGCGTGCTGCACTCCTTCGACGAGCTGAAGGGAGCCGCGCCGGAGCCGGTGCTGCAGCGGCTGCAGTCGGATTTCTACCTATCGAACTTCGCGGAACGCGGGGGAAGCATCGTGGGTCCGCAGGTGGGGGCGCAGTTGCGGCGGCAGGCGCTGCTGGCCACGTTGTATTCGCTGGCCGGCATGCTGGTGTACCTGGCCTTCCGCTTCGAGTGGATCTACGGCGTGGCCGCGGTGGTGGCCTGCTTCCACGACACCCTGATCACGGTGGGAGCGTTCTCGCTGGCCAACAAGGAGATCTCGCTGACCGTGATCGCCGCCATCCTCACCCTGGTGGGCTATTCCATGAACGACACCATCGTGGTCTTCGACCGCATCCGCGAGAACCTGAAGCTGCTGCGGCGCGAGAGGATGGAAGACATCGTCAACAAGAGCATCAACCAGACGCTGAGCCGGACCATCCTGACCTCGGGGCTGACTTTCCTCACCGTCCTCTCCCTGTTCCTGTTCGGGGGGGAAGTTTTGCATGGGTTCTCTTTTGCGCTGGTCATAGGCATCCTGATAGGTACATACTCTTCGATCGCAGTTGCGGCCCCCATGCTGGTGGCCTACCAGAACTGGCGGGTGCAGCGATCGGGACGGGGACCCATGCCGGGGGGCGGCGGGCGCCGCGCCCAGGAGAACGGCCCGACGCGGGAAGCGTCGTCCGGCAAGGACGCGGGCAACCGCGAGAAGATCCGGGCGCGGGCCTAG